One window from the genome of Streptococcus halotolerans encodes:
- a CDS encoding CotH kinase family protein codes for MGRLMRGKVIYVMTLMGLFLFIILAVGLPKRHHKRVHHHQLPSYPTNKGGKGLKSHLPIISIDTNHQTIPLVMKEEGEYFKEKDNVLAKVELRDQLDRSHDINEKPRVTAKALVTYRGNSSRYFDKKSLKIKFVTKKLDKKEYKIAGMSKESEWVLHGPFLDRSLIRNYLSYNIAGEIMDYAPNVRYCELILNNTYQGLYLAVESIEQGKKRVDIEKSDKRSHKTAYIVAWDREHKAKQKLDNYLHYSHQAGVSALDVKYPGKNRLTPGQLDFINKDISHIEKILYSYDFSQYPKYIDRKSFADYFIINEFFRNVDAGKFSTYLYKDLRGKVKLAVWDFNNAFDNQIESKVDEADFTLTDVPWFSMLVKDREFVDLVIQRYHELRQGVLATDHLNAYIDETVSFLDSAIDRNNDKWGYVYQLEHPDSRNYLLPLDRNVTSYEQSVDQLKTFIRRRGRWLDKHIETLYQYSAPSKNVNTTLE; via the coding sequence ATGGGTAGACTTATGAGAGGAAAAGTAATTTATGTAATGACACTTATGGGGCTTTTCTTATTTATCATTTTGGCGGTTGGGCTACCTAAACGTCATCATAAGAGGGTTCATCATCACCAATTGCCTTCCTATCCTACCAATAAAGGGGGAAAGGGACTCAAGAGTCATCTGCCTATCATCAGCATTGATACAAACCATCAGACCATTCCTCTTGTCATGAAAGAAGAAGGAGAATACTTTAAGGAAAAAGATAATGTCTTAGCAAAAGTGGAACTTCGTGACCAGCTTGATCGGTCTCATGATATCAACGAAAAGCCTAGAGTAACAGCAAAAGCATTAGTTACCTATCGAGGAAACTCTTCACGTTATTTCGATAAAAAGTCTTTGAAAATCAAGTTTGTGACAAAAAAATTAGATAAAAAAGAATATAAGATTGCCGGCATGTCTAAAGAATCTGAATGGGTTTTGCATGGTCCTTTCCTAGATAGGAGTCTCATTCGGAATTATCTTAGCTATAATATTGCTGGTGAAATCATGGACTATGCCCCCAATGTTCGTTATTGTGAATTAATTCTTAATAATACTTATCAAGGACTTTATCTTGCTGTTGAAAGTATTGAGCAGGGAAAAAAACGTGTTGATATTGAAAAGAGTGATAAAAGGTCTCATAAAACCGCTTATATTGTAGCTTGGGATAGAGAACATAAGGCCAAACAAAAACTTGATAATTATCTCCATTATAGCCATCAAGCTGGGGTTTCAGCGTTAGATGTTAAATATCCAGGCAAAAACCGATTGACACCAGGACAGTTAGACTTTATTAATAAAGATATTAGCCATATTGAAAAAATACTCTACTCCTATGATTTTAGTCAGTATCCTAAATACATAGATCGGAAATCATTTGCAGACTATTTTATCATTAATGAATTTTTTCGAAATGTAGATGCTGGGAAGTTTTCAACCTACCTATATAAAGACTTACGTGGAAAAGTTAAATTGGCAGTCTGGGACTTTAACAATGCTTTTGACAATCAAATTGAAAGCAAAGTTGATGAAGCTGATTTTACATTGACAGATGTCCCTTGGTTTTCAATGTTGGTCAAGGACCGAGAATTTGTTGATTTGGTTATTCAAAGGTATCATGAATTGAGGCAAGGCGTCTTGGCAACGGATCATTTAAACGCTTACATAGATGAAACGGTTTCTTTTTTAGATTCAGCTATTGATCGAAATAATGATAAGTGGGGCTATGTTTATCAACTCGAACATCCCGATTCAAGAAATTATTTACTGCCTTTGGATCGTAATGTGACGAGTTATGAGCAATCAGTTGATCAGTTAAAAACATTTATTAGGCGAAGAGGAAGATGGCTAGATAAGCATATTGAGACCTTGTACCAATACAGTGCCCCTTCTAAGAATGTCAATACTACTTTGGAGTAA
- a CDS encoding gamma-glutamyl-gamma-aminobutyrate hydrolase family protein — protein MGKPIIGITSTETKVSPDGLMVHSSVSRHFARAVIKAGGVPIHIPVCSPDMAESYVSMIDRLILSGGQDVQPSLYHHENDIDTGLYFPERDDFEVALVQETIRQKKPIMGVCRGIQLYNTVQGGSLNLDIKGHQYENPEVLVHGISVEKGNALHDIFGNKGAVNSLHHQSIKDLAQGLEVLARDSKDETIEAVQSKDKRSFLGVQWHPEYLLDINPKSQNLFNYFISL, from the coding sequence ATGGGGAAACCAATCATAGGGATTACAAGCACTGAAACAAAGGTATCACCTGACGGCTTGATGGTTCACAGCTCAGTGTCTCGACACTTTGCGCGTGCAGTCATTAAAGCTGGTGGGGTACCAATCCACATACCTGTTTGTAGTCCAGACATGGCTGAATCTTATGTTTCAATGATTGATCGTTTGATTTTATCAGGCGGTCAAGATGTTCAACCTTCTCTTTATCATCATGAAAATGACATTGATACTGGCCTTTATTTTCCAGAGCGAGATGATTTTGAAGTTGCTCTTGTCCAAGAAACCATTCGTCAGAAAAAGCCAATCATGGGGGTTTGTCGTGGGATTCAACTTTATAACACGGTACAAGGTGGTAGCTTGAATCTCGATATTAAGGGGCATCAATACGAGAATCCTGAAGTTCTTGTCCATGGTATTTCCGTTGAAAAAGGAAATGCACTTCACGATATTTTTGGAAACAAAGGTGCAGTCAATTCTCTACACCATCAAAGTATCAAAGATTTGGCACAAGGTTTGGAAGTTCTAGCGCGTGATAGCAAGGATGAAACCATAGAGGCTGTCCAGTCAAAAGATAAACGCAGCTTTCTTGGAGTCCAATGGCATCCAGAATACCTTTTGGACATCAATCCTAAAAGTCAAAACTTGTTTAATTATTTCATCAGTTTATAA
- a CDS encoding phosphomevalonate kinase, whose translation MKTISVKTGGKLYLAGEYAVLTPGKTALIKNIPLYMTAQVSQATHLQLKSDMFDYAVNMTADKGYALIQESVRTFAAFLDKKVEDLVPFELSISGKLEKDGKKLGIGSSGSVTVLTIKALATFFDVPLSKDQLFKLASYTLLKMGDNGSMGDIACITYDDLVAYTSFERNAISSLLLEKSLKELLAMDWGYEIVTLKPKLTADFLVGWTAQPALSSQMIKDLKNHISASFLEQTQKQVLCAKAALIKGDKDILKESLETVSDLLASLSPAIYTDKLLALKEASQDLDAIAKSSGAGGGDCGIALSFNPENTAILKECWKKAGIEILYQESW comes from the coding sequence ATGAAAACCATCAGTGTTAAAACCGGAGGAAAGCTCTACCTTGCTGGAGAGTACGCCGTTTTGACTCCCGGAAAAACAGCTCTTATTAAAAACATCCCCCTTTACATGACAGCTCAGGTGAGTCAAGCGACTCACTTGCAGCTCAAGTCTGACATGTTTGATTATGCTGTGAATATGACAGCTGACAAAGGCTATGCTTTGATTCAAGAAAGCGTGCGTACGTTTGCTGCTTTCCTTGATAAGAAGGTGGAAGACTTAGTCCCCTTTGAATTGTCTATTTCAGGCAAGTTGGAAAAAGATGGTAAGAAGTTAGGAATCGGCTCGAGCGGGAGTGTCACGGTGCTCACCATTAAAGCGTTAGCAACTTTCTTTGACGTTCCCCTCAGTAAGGACCAGCTTTTCAAACTAGCTTCCTACACCTTGCTCAAGATGGGAGACAATGGTTCCATGGGAGATATCGCCTGTATTACCTACGACGACCTTGTCGCTTATACATCCTTTGAACGCAACGCCATTTCGTCTTTACTTTTAGAAAAATCCTTAAAAGAACTTTTGGCTATGGATTGGGGATACGAGATTGTCACTCTAAAGCCCAAGCTAACAGCTGATTTTTTAGTAGGGTGGACTGCTCAGCCAGCATTGTCTAGTCAGATGATTAAAGATCTCAAAAATCATATTTCAGCTAGTTTTCTAGAGCAGACACAAAAGCAAGTTTTATGTGCTAAAGCAGCTTTAATAAAAGGCGATAAAGACATTCTAAAAGAATCTTTAGAAACAGTTAGCGATCTACTAGCTTCACTTAGCCCAGCTATTTACACGGACAAATTATTGGCACTCAAAGAAGCTAGTCAAGATTTGGATGCTATCGCCAAGTCTTCAGGAGCAGGTGGTGGCGATTGTGGCATTGCCTTGTCTTTTAATCCTGAAAACACAGCCATCTTAAAAGAGTGCTGGAAAAAAGCTGGAATTGAGATTCTCTATCAAGAAAGTTGGTAA
- a CDS encoding polyphosphate polymerase domain-containing protein — MNEVLRQEKKYLITIEDYYRLSEQFSQLMTLDSHSSGDGYCIRSLYFDSLEDVDWHEKDDGVDLRRKIRFRNYGSHSQFAKLEMKQKQGANQKKRSLRLSREDAQELIRGNHSVLLSYPDDFAAECYALMSMKLYRPKTVIEYQRKAFVAKENNIRITFDHHIIGTESCYDIFSENLNQNYLLNPYLVILEVKYNGFLLSYIKELLTSIDGSELSASKYCMGRAISKHYRF, encoded by the coding sequence ATGAATGAAGTTTTGAGACAGGAAAAGAAGTATTTGATTACTATCGAAGATTATTATCGTTTGTCTGAACAGTTTTCACAATTGATGACTTTGGACTCGCATAGTTCTGGTGATGGTTATTGTATTCGATCCTTGTATTTTGATTCGTTAGAGGATGTGGATTGGCATGAAAAAGATGATGGTGTCGATTTACGACGCAAGATTCGCTTTCGTAATTACGGCAGCCATAGTCAATTTGCAAAATTAGAAATGAAGCAAAAGCAAGGAGCCAATCAAAAGAAGCGGTCGTTACGTCTGTCTAGAGAGGACGCACAAGAATTGATTAGGGGAAATCATTCAGTGTTGTTATCTTACCCAGATGATTTTGCGGCAGAATGCTACGCTCTGATGAGTATGAAGCTTTATAGGCCTAAAACTGTCATTGAATACCAGCGAAAAGCTTTTGTGGCCAAAGAAAATAATATTCGGATTACCTTCGATCACCATATCATTGGAACTGAGTCCTGTTACGATATTTTTTCAGAAAACTTGAATCAAAATTATCTGTTAAATCCTTATTTGGTGATTTTAGAAGTCAAGTACAATGGATTTCTTTTATCTTATATTAAAGAATTGTTGACTTCTATAGATGGGAGTGAGTTGTCAGCAAGTAAATACTGCATGGGTAGAGCTATCAGCAAGCATTACAGATTTTAA
- the mvk gene encoding mevalonate kinase, whose protein sequence is MKSIGIGKSHSKIILMGEHSVVYGFPAIALPLKNIEVTCQLTPAKQSLKMTIADPLVTAIFAALEYLEISHAKIKYEIISSVPQRRGMGSSAAVAIAAIRSVFDYYERDLDTQTLEILVNQAEIIAHTNPSGLDAKTCLSDKAIKFIRNIGFSTLEVDLDAYLVIADTGIHGHTREAVEKVESQEEKALPLLHGLGQLADAFEEALADKNLERMGLAMNHAHDLLDELGVSSPESNHLVQIAREGKALGAKMSGGGLGGCIIALVHTNEEAEQLSQVLEKEGAVNTWIENL, encoded by the coding sequence ATGAAATCTATTGGAATAGGTAAGTCACATAGTAAGATCATTTTGATGGGAGAACATTCTGTTGTCTATGGTTTTCCAGCTATTGCCTTGCCGCTCAAAAATATTGAAGTGACCTGTCAATTAACACCAGCTAAACAGTCGCTAAAAATGACCATTGCTGATCCTTTGGTTACGGCTATTTTTGCTGCTTTAGAGTATTTGGAAATCTCACATGCAAAAATAAAGTATGAGATTATCTCATCCGTTCCACAAAGACGTGGGATGGGGTCTTCAGCAGCGGTAGCAATTGCCGCTATTCGCTCTGTTTTTGATTACTATGAACGGGATTTGGACACTCAAACCTTAGAGATATTGGTTAATCAGGCAGAAATTATTGCTCACACTAATCCAAGCGGTCTTGACGCTAAGACCTGTTTAAGCGATAAGGCCATTAAATTCATTCGAAATATCGGATTTTCAACCCTAGAAGTTGATTTGGATGCCTATCTCGTCATTGCTGATACAGGCATTCATGGTCATACTAGAGAGGCAGTTGAAAAAGTTGAAAGCCAAGAGGAAAAAGCATTGCCATTATTACATGGACTCGGTCAGTTGGCCGATGCCTTTGAAGAAGCCCTTGCCGACAAAAACTTAGAACGTATGGGCTTGGCGATGAACCATGCCCACGATTTACTAGATGAATTAGGTGTGTCAAGTCCAGAATCTAACCATCTCGTGCAGATTGCTAGAGAAGGGAAAGCTCTGGGTGCCAAGATGTCAGGTGGGGGTCTAGGCGGTTGTATCATCGCTCTCGTCCATACCAATGAAGAAGCAGAGCAGCTATCTCAAGTATTAGAAAAAGAAGGAGCCGTTAACACATGGATCGAAAACCTGTAA
- a CDS encoding glycosyltransferase family 2 protein, producing MKLFFTFLQISQLIFLVLLIAYASFLIVSIVIGGVHLYEKRKSKANLAHCSSDIAVSIIVPAYNEAMTIISSIDSLLHLDDDNYEIIVVDDGSIDQTSELLKDHFQLSLHPKDINQHILTKPCKAVYKGEANGIQLTLISKENGGKGDALNMGINASCYDYFVCLDADSMLQADSLTQIVKIVRQDPTVVAVGGLVQVAQGVKIEKGQVVSYHLPWHVIPCVQAIEYDSSFLGARIFLDYLKANLIISGAFGLFKKDVVKAVGGYDTQTLGEDMELVMKLHFFCRNNQIPYRICYETDAICWSQAPTSLGDLRKQRRRWFLGLYQCLKKYKSIFVNYRFGAVGSISYMYYILFELLSPFFELFGIGVVLLALIFHQLNVPFFFSLISLYIFYCILITLTAFLHRIYSQKLMIGIMDIVKVIYIAIFRYLVLHPILTLVKVAGIIGYREHKNVWGQLKREIQMQEYDHSLSQRSSKQ from the coding sequence ATGAAACTATTCTTTACTTTTTTGCAGATATCACAGCTCATTTTTTTAGTGCTGTTGATTGCTTATGCCAGTTTTTTAATAGTTTCTATCGTTATTGGAGGGGTCCATCTTTATGAAAAGCGAAAAAGTAAAGCCAATTTAGCGCATTGTTCGAGCGATATTGCGGTTTCTATTATAGTTCCAGCCTATAATGAGGCAATGACTATTATCAGTTCGATTGATTCTTTACTTCATCTTGATGATGACAACTATGAAATTATCGTGGTTGATGATGGTTCTATTGATCAAACGTCAGAGTTGTTAAAAGATCACTTCCAACTCTCTCTTCATCCAAAAGATATCAATCAACACATCCTGACTAAGCCCTGTAAAGCGGTCTATAAAGGAGAAGCCAATGGCATACAGCTTACCTTGATTAGTAAAGAAAATGGAGGTAAGGGAGATGCTTTAAATATGGGAATCAATGCTTCTTGTTATGACTATTTTGTGTGCTTGGATGCAGATTCAATGTTGCAGGCAGATTCTTTAACCCAAATTGTGAAAATAGTCCGTCAAGATCCAACAGTAGTGGCAGTAGGTGGCTTAGTCCAAGTTGCTCAAGGGGTTAAAATTGAAAAGGGACAAGTGGTCTCTTACCATCTTCCTTGGCATGTGATTCCTTGTGTTCAAGCGATTGAATATGATTCTTCATTTTTAGGAGCTCGTATTTTCCTAGATTATTTGAAAGCTAATTTGATTATTTCGGGTGCTTTTGGTCTTTTCAAAAAGGATGTGGTGAAAGCTGTCGGTGGATACGATACACAGACTCTTGGAGAAGATATGGAGTTGGTCATGAAACTACATTTTTTCTGTCGCAATAATCAGATTCCATATCGTATTTGTTATGAGACAGATGCGATTTGCTGGAGTCAGGCGCCAACTAGTTTAGGAGATTTAAGAAAGCAGAGACGGCGTTGGTTTTTAGGTCTTTATCAATGTTTGAAAAAATATAAAAGTATTTTTGTCAATTATCGTTTTGGGGCAGTTGGGTCTATTTCGTACATGTATTATATTTTATTTGAATTATTATCTCCTTTTTTTGAACTTTTTGGAATTGGAGTCGTTTTATTAGCCCTAATATTCCACCAACTCAATGTTCCCTTTTTCTTTTCTCTCATTTCGCTGTATATTTTTTATTGTATTTTAATTACTTTAACGGCTTTTTTGCATCGTATTTATTCTCAAAAACTAATGATTGGGATTATGGATATCGTCAAAGTTATTTATATAGCTATTTTTCGATATCTCGTGTTACACCCTATATTGACTTTAGTTAAAGTAGCTGGCATTATTGGCTATCGCGAGCATAAGAATGTTTGGGGGCAACTGAAACGCGAAATTCAGATGCAGGAATACGATCATTCACTTTCTCAGAGGAGTTCAAAACAATAG
- the fni gene encoding type 2 isopentenyl-diphosphate Delta-isomerase → MEINRKDDHIKYALKYQSPYNSFDDMELIHRSLPDYDLDEIDLSTQFLGMDFDFPFYINAMTGGSQRGAEINRKLAQLAEATGIIMVTGSYSAALKDPTDTSFQVKKHHPNLTLATNIGIDKDYKLGLRAVEEMAPAFLQVHVNLMQELLMPEGERHFRSWKKNLADYAKQMPVPVMLKEVGFGLDLKTMETAYDLGFRAFDISGRGGTSFAYIENERGGDRSFLNEWGQTTVQALLNAQPMMAKADVLASGGVRHPLDMIKCLVLGAKAVGLSKTVLELVETKPIEEAIATVNGWKDDLRLIMCALNCQKVSDLNKVDYMLYGKLNHLKKEDIKN, encoded by the coding sequence ATGGAGATAAACCGTAAAGACGATCATATAAAATATGCCTTAAAGTACCAATCGCCCTATAATAGTTTTGATGATATGGAGTTGATACACCGTTCTCTGCCAGATTATGATTTGGACGAGATTGATCTGTCCACTCAATTCTTGGGTATGGATTTTGACTTTCCTTTTTACATCAATGCTATGACTGGTGGTAGCCAGAGAGGGGCTGAAATCAATCGAAAATTAGCTCAGTTAGCAGAAGCAACTGGCATTATCATGGTGACGGGTTCCTATTCTGCCGCTTTAAAAGATCCAACGGATACTAGCTTTCAAGTAAAAAAACATCATCCCAATCTTACTCTAGCGACTAACATTGGGATTGATAAGGACTATAAACTTGGACTACGGGCTGTTGAAGAGATGGCGCCTGCATTTCTTCAAGTGCATGTTAATCTTATGCAGGAACTTCTTATGCCAGAAGGAGAGAGGCATTTTCGTTCCTGGAAGAAAAATCTTGCCGATTATGCTAAGCAGATGCCTGTCCCTGTCATGCTTAAGGAAGTGGGATTTGGACTGGATTTGAAAACCATGGAAACAGCTTATGATTTAGGATTTAGAGCTTTTGATATCTCTGGTAGAGGGGGGACCAGTTTTGCCTATATCGAGAATGAGCGTGGTGGTGATCGTTCATTTCTTAATGAATGGGGACAAACTACTGTACAAGCTCTTTTAAATGCCCAGCCCATGATGGCTAAAGCTGATGTTTTAGCCTCTGGTGGTGTTCGCCATCCATTAGATATGATCAAATGTCTTGTTCTTGGAGCCAAAGCAGTGGGCTTATCCAAAACAGTCCTAGAATTGGTCGAAACCAAACCAATAGAAGAAGCTATTGCTACGGTTAATGGCTGGAAAGATGATTTGCGCTTGATTATGTGTGCTCTAAACTGTCAAAAGGTATCGGACTTAAATAAGGTCGACTATATGCTTTACGGCAAATTGAATCACCTCAAAAAAGAGGATATCAAAAACTGA
- a CDS encoding DUF4956 domain-containing protein: MKQLLREILEQNGNLTFQDMLLHILVAALLSGAIYISYAYTHSGTSYSKKFNVSLMTLTVLTATVMTVIGNNVALSLGMVGALSVVRFRTAIKDSRDTTYIFWTIVVGICCGVGDYVVASLGSGVIFILLWIMGRVRNENRLLLIVRCDRLLEVDVEGIFFRYFAGRAIQRVKNSTADSIEMIFEISKKDYDKYYQEDNQLTAKVYQLGNIDYFNIVSQSDEING, encoded by the coding sequence ATGAAACAGTTATTGAGAGAGATTTTGGAGCAAAATGGCAATTTGACCTTCCAAGATATGTTATTGCATATTCTTGTAGCGGCTTTATTGAGTGGAGCCATCTATATTTCATATGCCTATACGCATAGTGGGACTTCTTATAGTAAAAAATTCAATGTTTCTTTAATGACGTTAACAGTTTTAACAGCAACAGTAATGACAGTTATTGGTAATAATGTAGCCCTATCTTTGGGGATGGTCGGTGCCTTGTCTGTTGTCCGTTTTAGAACGGCTATTAAGGATTCAAGAGATACGACTTATATCTTTTGGACAATAGTAGTTGGTATCTGTTGTGGTGTTGGAGATTATGTCGTTGCTTCTTTAGGGAGTGGTGTTATTTTTATCCTGTTATGGATTATGGGCAGGGTTAGAAATGAAAATCGACTGTTATTAATTGTACGTTGTGATCGATTACTTGAAGTCGATGTAGAAGGTATATTTTTCAGATATTTTGCCGGCAGAGCCATCCAACGAGTCAAAAATTCGACGGCTGATTCCATCGAAATGATTTTTGAGATATCAAAAAAGGATTATGATAAATACTACCAAGAAGATAACCAACTAACAGCAAAAGTTTACCAATTAGGGAATATTGATTATTTCAATATTGTTAGTCAAAGTGATGAAATTAATGGGTAG
- a CDS encoding hydroxymethylglutaryl-CoA reductase, degradative, translating to MTNLKWTGFAKKSPQERIDLIREFGLLKEESQEILQQQKKLPLETANQMAENVVSELSLPFAIAPDFLVNGKTYHLPMVTEEPSVVAAASFAAKMIKRSGGFTTTVHNRQMIGQVALFEVPNVDEATASILEKKAFLLSLANQAHPSIVKRGGGTRNLWLEPKEDFLIVYVSVDTQEAMGANMVNTMMEALVPSLEELSQGQSLMAILSNYATESLVSADCQVNISSLSRNKEEAHHLAQKLVMASRLAQVDSYRASTHNKGIFNGIDALVMATGNDWRAIEAGAHAYASRDGQYRGLSHWSYDEEAATIKGHMTLPMPIATRGGSIGLNPTVQVAHDLLGNPNAKELASLIASLGLAQNFAALKALTSTGIQAGHMKLQAKSLALLAGAKDKEVGPLVQELLKEKHMNLETSKALLQKLRQEN from the coding sequence ATGACTAATTTAAAATGGACTGGCTTTGCTAAAAAAAGCCCACAAGAACGGATTGACCTGATTAGAGAGTTTGGCTTGCTCAAAGAAGAGAGCCAAGAGATTCTACAACAACAGAAAAAATTACCGCTAGAAACAGCGAATCAAATGGCCGAAAATGTCGTTTCTGAGCTGTCTCTACCTTTTGCCATCGCCCCTGACTTTTTGGTCAATGGTAAAACCTATCACTTACCTATGGTGACGGAAGAACCTTCTGTAGTAGCTGCTGCTAGCTTCGCCGCTAAAATGATTAAACGTTCAGGAGGTTTTACAACCACTGTCCATAATCGTCAAATGATTGGACAGGTTGCCCTCTTTGAAGTGCCTAATGTTGACGAGGCCACTGCTAGTATTTTAGAGAAAAAGGCCTTCTTGCTTAGCCTAGCGAATCAAGCCCACCCTTCCATCGTCAAACGTGGTGGCGGTACTCGAAACCTCTGGTTAGAGCCAAAAGAAGACTTTCTTATAGTTTATGTTTCAGTGGATACCCAAGAAGCTATGGGAGCTAACATGGTCAACACCATGATGGAAGCCCTGGTTCCTTCTTTAGAAGAATTGTCCCAAGGACAATCTCTAATGGCCATCCTCTCTAACTATGCTACAGAAAGTTTAGTTTCAGCTGACTGTCAAGTTAATATTTCTAGCCTTAGTCGGAATAAGGAAGAGGCGCATCACCTGGCGCAAAAACTGGTCATGGCCAGTCGACTAGCACAAGTTGACTCCTATCGTGCTAGCACTCATAATAAAGGCATTTTTAATGGCATTGACGCTTTGGTTATGGCAACAGGTAACGACTGGCGTGCGATTGAAGCTGGTGCTCATGCCTATGCTAGCCGAGATGGTCAGTACAGAGGGTTGAGCCACTGGAGTTACGATGAAGAAGCTGCCACTATCAAGGGACATATGACTTTACCAATGCCAATCGCCACTAGAGGTGGTTCTATTGGTCTCAATCCAACCGTTCAAGTCGCTCATGACTTGTTAGGCAATCCTAACGCTAAAGAACTTGCTAGCTTGATTGCATCACTTGGTTTAGCGCAAAACTTTGCAGCCCTGAAGGCTTTGACCTCAACGGGAATCCAAGCAGGGCACATGAAATTACAGGCTAAATCCTTAGCACTTCTTGCTGGTGCCAAAGACAAAGAAGTTGGACCATTAGTTCAAGAGCTCTTAAAAGAAAAACACATGAACTTGGAAACCTCTAAAGCCTTGCTCCAAAAATTGAGACAAGAAAACTGA
- a CDS encoding GNAT family N-acetyltransferase: MTDLALIKPSIDYLETIAAYKNEFAQANEHLYGGAHLENDVDLGAWIAYTQAIETESGVKEGQAPSSTFLCVRQADQKMVGICNIRHHLKQDSLIHFVGHIGYSICPSERRKGYAKEQLKLALKEAYKLGITKVLVTCDADNLASEKTILANGGVYDNTYVDPDDYSQTKRFWIEVNHGDKP, encoded by the coding sequence ATGACAGACTTAGCATTGATTAAACCAAGTATAGACTATTTGGAAACCATTGCTGCCTATAAAAATGAATTTGCGCAAGCAAATGAGCATCTTTATGGTGGTGCGCATTTGGAAAATGATGTCGATTTAGGCGCTTGGATTGCCTACACTCAAGCCATCGAAACAGAAAGTGGCGTTAAAGAGGGACAGGCACCATCGTCAACCTTTCTTTGTGTGCGTCAAGCAGACCAAAAGATGGTTGGCATTTGTAATATCAGGCATCATCTGAAGCAAGATTCTTTAATTCATTTTGTTGGTCACATTGGTTACTCGATTTGTCCCAGTGAGCGGCGAAAAGGTTACGCCAAAGAACAATTAAAACTTGCTTTAAAGGAAGCCTACAAACTTGGCATCACAAAAGTTTTGGTGACTTGTGATGCGGATAATCTTGCTTCTGAAAAAACCATTTTAGCTAATGGTGGGGTTTATGACAATACCTATGTCGACCCAGACGATTATTCTCAAACCAAACGATTCTGGATAGAGGTAAACCATGGAGATAAACCGTAA
- the mvaD gene encoding diphosphomevalonate decarboxylase has translation MDRKPVKVKSYANIAIIKYWGKADADRMIPSTSSISLTLENMFTETQLTPLDKASSDEFYIGDVKQGADELNKMSKVLDLFRQDPSEFVKIETWNNMPTAAGLSSSSSGLSALVKAANDYFDANKSQSELAQMAKFASGSSSRSFFGPLAAWDKTTGDIYRVETDLKLGMIMLVLNDQRKSISSREGMKRASETSGYFSEWIRQSEQDYKDMLTYLKANDFEKVGELTEANALRMHETNHQAQPAFSYLTDKTQEAMDLVRNLRQAGAKCYFTMDAGPNVKVLCLEKDMEDLAAIFQKHYQVITSPTKVL, from the coding sequence ATGGATCGAAAACCTGTAAAGGTCAAATCGTACGCCAATATTGCCATTATTAAATATTGGGGAAAAGCAGATGCTGACAGAATGATTCCTTCCACCAGCAGCATTTCGCTGACTTTGGAAAATATGTTCACTGAAACGCAATTAACACCTTTGGATAAGGCAAGTTCAGATGAATTTTATATCGGAGATGTCAAACAAGGAGCTGATGAACTTAATAAAATGAGTAAGGTCCTTGACCTCTTTCGTCAAGACCCGTCAGAGTTTGTCAAAATAGAGACTTGGAATAATATGCCAACAGCTGCAGGACTGTCATCAAGTTCCTCTGGTTTGTCAGCTCTTGTTAAAGCAGCTAATGACTACTTTGACGCTAATAAGTCACAAAGTGAGCTGGCTCAAATGGCTAAGTTTGCCTCTGGTTCTTCTTCACGCTCTTTCTTTGGCCCTTTAGCGGCTTGGGATAAAACGACTGGAGACATTTACCGCGTTGAGACTGACCTCAAACTTGGTATGATTATGCTAGTTTTGAACGACCAAAGAAAATCTATTTCAAGTCGTGAAGGCATGAAACGTGCTTCAGAAACGTCAGGTTACTTCTCAGAGTGGATCAGGCAGTCCGAGCAAGATTACAAGGATATGCTGACCTATCTAAAAGCTAATGACTTTGAAAAAGTTGGAGAATTAACAGAAGCTAATGCTCTCCGTATGCATGAAACGAACCATCAGGCCCAGCCAGCCTTTTCTTATCTAACTGACAAAACTCAGGAAGCTATGGACTTGGTCAGAAACTTACGTCAAGCTGGTGCGAAATGTTACTTTACCATGGATGCAGGACCAAATGTCAAAGTGCTTTGCCTAGAAAAAGATATGGAAGACTTGGCGGCTATCTTCCAAAAACATTATCAAGTGATTACTTCTCCAACAAAGGTGCTGTAA